A section of the Streptomyces sp. NBC_00178 genome encodes:
- a CDS encoding cupin domain-containing protein, with product MTTHRPRIVDLSETQPNRRRGGDLRALLTPTAVGATSGFMGLALVEPGDRIGEHYHPYSEEFVYVVAGLLEVDLDGETFAMRPDQGLLIPPHVRHRFRNVGDVEARMVFHLGPLAPRPELGHVDTEVTETAERGAPPERTGAAS from the coding sequence ATGACCACCCACCGGCCTCGCATCGTGGACCTCAGCGAGACTCAGCCCAACCGCAGGCGCGGGGGCGACCTGCGCGCCCTGCTCACCCCCACGGCGGTGGGGGCCACCAGCGGATTCATGGGGCTGGCCCTCGTCGAGCCCGGCGACCGCATCGGCGAGCACTACCACCCGTACTCGGAGGAATTCGTGTACGTCGTGGCCGGGCTGCTCGAAGTCGACCTGGACGGGGAGACGTTCGCCATGCGGCCCGACCAGGGGCTGCTGATCCCGCCGCACGTCCGCCACCGCTTCCGCAACGTGGGGGACGTGGAGGCCCGCATGGTCTTCCACCTCGGCCCGCTCGCCCCGCGCCCGGAGCTCGGGCACGTGGACACCGAGGTCACGGAGACGGCCGAGCGCGGAGCCCCGCCGGAACGAACGGGGGCCGCCTCATGA
- a CDS encoding ketosynthase chain-length factor, with the protein MSAPATPARRSSVITGIGVVAPNGTGAGAFWKQTQEGVSVLDTVSREGCENLPLRVAGEVRDFDPVAFIEERFLVQTDRFTHYAMAAADLALDDARLGRADYEGAPFKVGVVTAAGSGGGEFGQRELQRLWGQGSRFVGPYQSIAWFYAASTGQISIRGGFKGPCAVVASDEAGGLDALMHAARSIRRGTDAVVVGAAEAPLAPYSVVCQLGYDDLSLSDDPTRAYRPFTKDACGFVPAEGGGMLVVEEETAALERGARVRAEVAGHAATFTGAARWDESRAGLAHAIEGALREAGCAPEEIDVVFADALGVPSADRAEALAIADALGAHGRRVPVTAPKTGIGRAYCGAPVLDTAAAVLAMEHGLIPPTPNVFDVCHDLDLVMGRARPAEMRTALVLSRGLMGSNAALVLRRPTDTPV; encoded by the coding sequence ATGAGTGCCCCGGCAACCCCGGCACGCCGCAGTTCCGTGATCACGGGTATCGGAGTCGTCGCCCCCAACGGGACGGGCGCCGGCGCCTTCTGGAAGCAGACCCAGGAGGGCGTCAGCGTCCTGGACACGGTCTCCCGCGAGGGCTGCGAGAACCTCCCGCTGCGCGTCGCGGGCGAGGTCCGGGACTTCGACCCCGTCGCGTTCATCGAGGAGCGCTTCCTCGTGCAGACGGACCGCTTCACGCACTACGCGATGGCGGCCGCCGATCTCGCACTCGACGACGCCCGGCTCGGCCGCGCCGACTACGAGGGCGCGCCCTTCAAGGTGGGAGTGGTGACCGCTGCCGGGTCCGGCGGCGGTGAGTTCGGCCAGCGCGAGCTGCAACGGCTGTGGGGGCAGGGGTCCCGCTTCGTCGGCCCCTACCAGTCCATCGCCTGGTTCTACGCGGCCAGCACCGGCCAGATCTCGATCCGTGGCGGCTTCAAGGGGCCGTGCGCCGTCGTGGCCAGCGACGAGGCCGGCGGCCTGGACGCGCTCATGCACGCGGCGCGCTCCATCCGCCGCGGCACGGACGCCGTTGTCGTCGGTGCGGCCGAGGCGCCGCTCGCACCGTACTCGGTCGTCTGCCAGCTCGGTTACGACGACCTCAGCCTGAGCGACGACCCCACCCGCGCCTACCGGCCGTTCACCAAGGACGCGTGCGGATTCGTCCCGGCCGAGGGCGGCGGCATGCTGGTGGTCGAGGAGGAGACGGCGGCCCTCGAACGCGGGGCCCGGGTCCGCGCCGAAGTGGCCGGACACGCCGCCACCTTCACGGGCGCCGCCCGGTGGGACGAGTCGCGTGCGGGGCTCGCCCACGCGATCGAGGGAGCACTGCGCGAGGCCGGCTGCGCGCCCGAGGAGATCGACGTGGTCTTCGCGGACGCGCTCGGTGTGCCGTCGGCGGACCGAGCCGAAGCGCTGGCCATCGCCGACGCCCTCGGCGCGCACGGACGCCGCGTACCCGTCACGGCGCCCAAGACCGGCATCGGCCGCGCCTACTGCGGTGCCCCCGTACTGGACACGGCGGCGGCCGTGCTCGCCATGGAGCACGGCCTGATCCCGCCCACGCCCAACGTCTTCGACGTGTGCCACGACCTCGACCTCGTGATGGGGCGCGCGCGCCCCGCCGAGATGAGGACGGCCCTCGTGCTGAGCCGAGGACTCATGGGATCGAACGCGGCCCTGGTGCTGCGACGCCCCACCGACACCCCCGTCTGA
- a CDS encoding beta-ketoacyl-[acyl-carrier-protein] synthase family protein, which translates to MTRRVAVTGVGVVAPGGIGAPAFWDLLANGRTATRGITLFDPSQFRSRIAAECDFDPVAHGLDEQLIARSDRYIQFALVAAREALGDAGLDLEREDPWRIGVSLGTAVGGTTRLEHDYVAVSGSGARWDVDHRPAGAHLERAFAPSTLASAVAEEVGAHGPVQTVSTGCTSGLDAIGYAFHSVEEGRVDVCIAGASDTPITPITVACFDAIKATSANNDDPEHASRPFDARRDGFVMGEGGAVLVLEELEHARARGATIYCEISGYATFGNAYHMTGLTSEGLEMAEAINTALAHARLDGSQVDYVNAHGSGTKQNDRHETAAVKRALGNHAYKVPMSSIKSMVGHSLGAIGAIEIAACVLALKHQTVPPTANYETADPECDLDYVPRTARPLKLRSVLSVGSGFGGFQSAVAMTRSGGRNP; encoded by the coding sequence ATGACACGGCGCGTCGCCGTCACCGGGGTCGGGGTCGTCGCACCCGGCGGCATCGGAGCCCCGGCGTTCTGGGACCTGCTCGCCAACGGCCGCACGGCCACACGCGGCATCACCCTGTTCGACCCGTCGCAGTTCCGCTCGCGCATCGCCGCCGAGTGCGACTTCGACCCCGTGGCCCACGGCCTGGACGAGCAGCTGATCGCCCGCTCGGACCGGTACATCCAGTTCGCCCTGGTCGCGGCCAGGGAAGCACTCGGAGACGCCGGACTCGACCTGGAGAGGGAGGACCCCTGGCGCATCGGGGTCTCCCTCGGGACCGCCGTCGGCGGCACCACCCGGCTCGAGCACGACTACGTCGCCGTCAGCGGGAGCGGCGCCCGCTGGGATGTCGACCACCGGCCCGCCGGCGCCCATCTCGAAAGGGCGTTCGCGCCGAGCACGCTCGCCTCCGCGGTCGCCGAGGAGGTGGGCGCCCACGGACCGGTGCAGACCGTCTCGACGGGCTGCACGTCCGGACTCGACGCGATCGGCTACGCCTTCCACTCCGTCGAGGAGGGCAGGGTCGACGTCTGCATCGCGGGGGCGTCCGACACGCCGATCACCCCCATCACGGTGGCCTGCTTCGACGCGATCAAGGCCACCTCGGCGAACAACGACGACCCGGAGCACGCCTCCAGGCCGTTCGACGCCCGCCGGGACGGGTTCGTGATGGGTGAGGGCGGAGCGGTCCTCGTGCTCGAGGAACTGGAGCACGCACGGGCCCGCGGCGCCACGATCTACTGCGAGATATCCGGCTACGCCACCTTCGGCAACGCCTACCACATGACCGGTCTGACCAGCGAAGGCCTGGAGATGGCCGAGGCCATCAACACCGCCCTCGCGCACGCCAGGCTGGACGGCTCGCAGGTCGACTACGTCAACGCGCACGGTTCGGGCACCAAGCAGAACGACCGGCACGAGACGGCCGCGGTGAAGCGCGCTCTGGGCAACCACGCCTACAAGGTGCCGATGAGTTCGATCAAGTCGATGGTCGGCCACTCCCTGGGCGCCATCGGAGCCATCGAGATCGCCGCGTGCGTACTGGCCCTCAAGCACCAGACGGTGCCGCCGACGGCCAACTACGAGACCGCGGATCCCGAGTGCGACCTCGACTACGTACCGCGCACCGCCCGGCCCCTCAAGCTGCGCAGTGTGCTCTCGGTCGGCAGCGGCTTCGGCGGATTCCAGTCCGCCGTCGCCATGACCCGATCAGGCGGGAGGAACCCATGA